A genomic window from Paraburkholderia phytofirmans OLGA172 includes:
- a CDS encoding transglutaminase family protein, with amino-acid sequence MYLTIRHDTSYRYEATVHYSIQQLRLTPSSGASQVVRRWSIDAPGKLDATVDAYGNVLHTLVINKPHGEIRLHVAGEVDTIPLIDGRLPDAVGPIPLEHFTCSTRLTEADAAIRELAESVPSLASSSNLIELSEQILQRVKYNSGITEVTSTAAQALALGNGVCQDHAHLMLACCRARGIPARYVSGYIEPGDVGPEGLPLGGEHGASHAWVDVWLDGKGWISVDVTHAAFASEIYCRLAVARDYEAAAPVRGRRIGGLEEQLKVSVTVSGQMPQ; translated from the coding sequence ATGTACCTGACGATCCGCCACGACACGTCCTATCGATACGAAGCGACGGTCCATTATTCGATCCAGCAACTGCGTCTGACACCGTCGAGCGGTGCCTCGCAGGTGGTGCGGCGCTGGAGCATCGACGCGCCCGGCAAGCTCGACGCTACCGTCGACGCCTACGGCAATGTGCTGCATACACTCGTCATCAACAAGCCGCATGGCGAGATTCGTCTGCATGTAGCAGGCGAAGTGGACACGATTCCGCTGATCGATGGCCGATTACCCGACGCCGTCGGCCCGATTCCGCTCGAGCATTTCACCTGCTCAACGCGTCTCACGGAGGCCGACGCGGCGATTCGCGAGCTGGCCGAATCGGTGCCGAGCCTCGCGAGCTCAAGCAATCTGATCGAGTTGTCCGAGCAGATCTTGCAGCGCGTGAAATACAACTCCGGCATCACCGAAGTCACCAGCACGGCTGCCCAGGCGCTCGCGCTCGGCAACGGCGTGTGCCAGGACCATGCGCACCTGATGCTGGCCTGCTGCCGCGCGCGCGGCATCCCGGCGCGTTACGTGAGCGGCTACATCGAACCCGGCGACGTCGGTCCCGAAGGACTTCCCCTTGGCGGAGAGCACGGCGCGAGTCACGCATGGGTCGACGTGTGGCTCGACGGCAAGGGCTGGATTTCCGTCGACGTCACGCACGCCGCGTTTGCCAGCGAGATTTACTGCCGGCTCGCTGTGGCGCGCGACTACGAAGCCGCCGCGCCGGTGCGCGGCCGGCGTATCGGCGGGCTGGAGGAGCAACTGAAGGTGTCCGTCACGGTCAGTGGGCAGATGCCGCAATAG
- a CDS encoding PLP-dependent aminotransferase family protein yields the protein MDIHIAVEGRHDLSGQIYRQLRAGILEGRLAGGTRLPSTRDLATQLGVSRKTTLDVFERLLSEGYLSARAGSGTFVADGLERLPVERSSHALAAEPARERAKAKLKAAARAQPLWEQMPETLPLPRSTVASPHDFVGGATDKSLFPFDVWRRCVNHALRVQARGPGTYRDVAGEQALRLAISRYLAFNRAVTSNWDDVIVTQGAQHALDLIARITLRPGEIAALEDPGYPPVQACFTATGARVVPVPVDNEGLIVSKLPDAARLVYVTPSHQFPLGMPMSLERRVELLEWAQKRGAVIIEDDYDCEFRFEGRPMEPLKSLDRAGLVAYVGTFSKTIFPELRVGYVVPPVSLYGPLIKVRQIADCHGCTLTQTALATFMLNGDFAKHLRRMHKTYAARRAMLLKHLQGDLAPWFDPIVPTAGIHMATRLKAPLTEAALVSAAREAAIGLYGLAPFYQRAKPQPGLMFGYGSIAVEHIDAALTRLADILPRLAR from the coding sequence ATGGATATCCATATCGCGGTCGAAGGGCGTCACGATCTGTCCGGACAGATCTACCGGCAGTTGCGTGCCGGCATACTCGAAGGGCGCCTCGCCGGCGGCACGCGTTTGCCGTCCACGCGCGATCTCGCCACGCAATTGGGTGTTTCGCGCAAAACCACGCTCGACGTGTTCGAACGGCTCCTCTCCGAAGGCTATCTGAGCGCACGCGCCGGTTCGGGCACCTTCGTCGCCGATGGTCTGGAGCGTCTGCCGGTGGAGCGCTCGTCGCATGCACTGGCCGCTGAGCCAGCGCGCGAACGGGCGAAGGCGAAACTGAAAGCCGCAGCGCGTGCCCAGCCGCTGTGGGAGCAGATGCCAGAGACCTTGCCGTTGCCGCGGTCTACGGTGGCCTCGCCGCACGATTTCGTCGGCGGCGCGACCGACAAGTCGTTGTTTCCCTTCGACGTCTGGCGCCGCTGCGTGAACCACGCATTGCGTGTGCAAGCGCGCGGCCCTGGCACATATCGCGACGTGGCCGGCGAGCAGGCGTTGCGCCTCGCGATTTCGCGCTACCTGGCGTTCAACCGCGCGGTCACGAGCAACTGGGACGACGTGATCGTCACGCAGGGCGCACAGCACGCGCTCGATCTGATCGCGCGCATCACGTTGCGGCCTGGCGAGATCGCGGCGCTCGAAGACCCAGGCTATCCGCCGGTCCAGGCATGCTTCACGGCCACGGGCGCACGCGTGGTGCCAGTGCCGGTGGACAATGAAGGCCTGATCGTGAGCAAGCTCCCGGACGCGGCGCGGCTCGTCTATGTGACACCCTCGCATCAGTTCCCGCTCGGCATGCCGATGAGTCTGGAGCGGCGCGTCGAGTTGCTGGAATGGGCGCAGAAACGCGGCGCCGTGATCATCGAGGACGACTACGACTGCGAGTTCCGTTTCGAAGGCCGGCCGATGGAGCCGCTGAAAAGTCTCGACCGCGCCGGTCTCGTCGCGTATGTGGGCACGTTTTCGAAGACGATTTTCCCGGAGCTACGGGTCGGCTACGTGGTGCCGCCGGTTTCCCTTTATGGGCCGCTCATCAAGGTCCGCCAGATCGCAGACTGCCATGGCTGCACGCTCACGCAAACCGCGCTTGCGACCTTCATGCTCAACGGCGACTTTGCCAAGCACCTGCGGCGCATGCACAAGACCTATGCGGCGCGCCGCGCGATGCTGCTGAAGCATCTGCAAGGCGATCTCGCGCCGTGGTTCGATCCGATCGTGCCGACCGCCGGCATCCATATGGCAACGCGGCTGAAGGCGCCGTTGACCGAGGCGGCGCTGGTGAGCGCCGCGCGTGAAGCCGCGATCGGTTTGTATGGACTCGCGCCGTTTTATCAGCGCGCGAAGCCGCAGCCCGGCTTGATGTTTGGTTACGGCAGCATCGCCGTCGAACATATCGACGCGGCGCTTACCAGGCTCGCTGACATTCTGCCGCGGCTCGCCCGCTGA
- a CDS encoding HU family DNA-binding protein, translated as MPTSAKKVAKKAAAPVPTKKVAAKKVPAKKAVAAKKVAVKASSAPSPIKDTFTKASLAAHVAERAAVEPKTAKAVLAALEDTILGAVHKKGAGEFTLSGLLKIVVQAVPAKKKRFGKDPFSGEERWFPAKPASVRIKARPLKKLKDAAAG; from the coding sequence ATGCCGACTTCCGCAAAAAAGGTGGCCAAGAAGGCTGCTGCCCCGGTACCGACCAAGAAGGTTGCTGCAAAGAAAGTCCCTGCGAAGAAAGCCGTCGCAGCTAAGAAGGTCGCCGTGAAGGCGTCCAGCGCTCCGTCGCCGATCAAGGACACCTTCACGAAGGCCTCGCTGGCTGCACACGTCGCTGAACGCGCGGCTGTGGAACCGAAGACCGCCAAGGCCGTGCTGGCCGCGCTCGAAGACACGATCCTCGGCGCTGTGCACAAGAAGGGCGCTGGCGAATTCACGCTGTCGGGTCTTCTGAAGATCGTCGTGCAAGCTGTGCCGGCGAAGAAGAAGCGCTTCGGCAAAGACCCGTTCTCGGGCGAAGAGCGTTGGTTCCCGGCCAAGCCGGCTAGCGTGCGCATCAAGGCACGTCCGCTGAAGAAGCTGAAAGACGCAGCAGCAGGCTGA
- a CDS encoding circularly permuted type 2 ATP-grasp protein: MRCYDEMRHHDDSVRPHYARFERWLVQQGNEAIARKRAEADLLFRRVGITFAVNGDLSGTERLIPFDLIPRIIPRSEWQTLEAGLRQRVQALNLFIHDVYHDRNIVRAGIVPAGQVYTNAQYRPEMQGVNVPLGVYAHIAGVDVVRAGDEGDFYVLEDNLRVPSGVSYMLENRKMMMRLFPELFVQNRIAPVAHYPDLLLDTLRSVAPEGVDDPVVVVLTPGMYNSAYFEHTFLAQQMGVELVEGKDLFVDDNYVFMRTTQGPKRVDVIYRRVDDDFLDPLAFRNDSALGVPGLLTAYRAGRVALANAMGTGIADDKSIYPYVPEMIEFYLGEKPILNNVPTFQCRKPDDLAYTLAHLPELVVKEVHGAGGYGMLVGPASTKAEIESFRERLIARPAGYIAQPTLALSACPTFVEAGIAPRHIDLRPFVLSGKSVTMCAGGLTRVALQEGSLVVNSSQGGGTKDTWMVD, encoded by the coding sequence ATGCGATGCTATGACGAGATGCGTCATCATGACGATTCCGTGCGGCCACACTACGCGCGCTTTGAGCGGTGGCTGGTGCAGCAGGGCAATGAGGCGATCGCACGCAAGCGTGCGGAAGCCGACCTGCTGTTTCGCCGGGTCGGCATCACCTTCGCGGTGAATGGCGATTTGTCCGGCACCGAGCGGCTGATTCCCTTCGATCTGATTCCGCGCATCATTCCGCGCAGCGAATGGCAGACGCTGGAGGCCGGATTGCGCCAGCGGGTGCAGGCGCTCAATCTGTTTATCCACGACGTCTATCACGATCGCAACATCGTGCGCGCCGGTATCGTGCCGGCCGGACAGGTCTATACCAACGCGCAATACCGGCCTGAAATGCAGGGCGTCAATGTGCCGCTCGGTGTTTACGCGCATATCGCCGGGGTCGACGTGGTGCGCGCGGGCGACGAGGGCGACTTCTACGTGCTCGAAGACAACTTGCGGGTGCCGTCGGGCGTGTCCTATATGTTGGAAAACCGCAAGATGATGATGCGGCTTTTCCCCGAGTTGTTCGTGCAGAACCGCATTGCGCCGGTCGCGCATTATCCCGATCTGCTGCTCGACACACTGCGCTCGGTGGCGCCCGAAGGCGTCGACGATCCGGTCGTGGTGGTGCTCACGCCAGGCATGTACAACTCCGCGTATTTCGAGCACACGTTCCTCGCGCAGCAGATGGGCGTCGAACTGGTGGAAGGCAAGGATCTGTTCGTCGACGATAACTATGTGTTCATGCGCACCACGCAGGGGCCGAAGCGCGTCGACGTGATCTACCGCCGCGTCGACGACGATTTTCTCGACCCGCTCGCCTTCCGCAACGATTCGGCGCTGGGCGTGCCGGGTCTGTTGACCGCATATCGCGCCGGACGTGTCGCGCTTGCGAACGCCATGGGCACCGGCATCGCCGACGACAAATCGATCTACCCGTATGTGCCGGAAATGATCGAGTTTTACTTAGGCGAGAAGCCGATCCTCAACAACGTACCCACGTTCCAGTGCCGCAAGCCCGACGATCTCGCCTACACGCTCGCGCATCTGCCGGAGCTGGTCGTGAAGGAAGTGCACGGCGCGGGTGGCTACGGGATGCTGGTGGGACCGGCGTCGACGAAAGCCGAAATCGAATCGTTTCGCGAGCGCCTGATTGCGCGGCCCGCGGGTTATATCGCGCAGCCCACGCTGGCGCTCTCCGCGTGTCCGACCTTTGTCGAAGCGGGCATCGCGCCGCGCCATATCGACTTGCGGCCCTTCGTGCTGTCCGGCAAGAGTGTGACGATGTGCGCGGGCGGTCTGACGCGCGTGGCGTTGCAGGAGGGCTCGCTCGTCGTCAATTCGTCGCAGGGAGGCGGGACTAAAGACACGTGGATGGTCGACTGA
- a CDS encoding peptide MFS transporter yields the protein MNSSNPASAPVSQTRSFSTVFLIEMWERFGYYGMAALLVLFMIDKLNFTDSHATLTWGAFTALVYASPSIGGWIGDKILGARRTMIFGAGVLAAGYLMLALPNDQLSYMYASLGVIVVGNGLFKANAANLVRRIYEGDDARIDSAFTIYYMAVNIGSTASMLATPWIKDHWGWHTAFAVCCAGMLLSVLNYFIMFRTLAHIGSAPDAEPIRWKRVGAVALGGIALGTATMFVLQHKAIAVACVYTAGVAILAIFGYMLVKCERSERSGLVAALILTAQVILFFVFYVQMSTSLTLFALRNVDPRFILFGQTWFTWSAAQFQALNPIWIMLLSPVLALLYTKLAKSGKDVPVAVKYAFGFAVVAAGFFVYAASGNYAVNGRVSSWFMVGGYGLYSLGELLVSGLGLAMIARYVPARMSGFMMGAYFVATGVSQYLGSVVANFAQMPAGNLDPLESLPLYTKLFNGLGWLAALGALIAVLLLPLMRKLSREHQRCSDEARETVRQAAALSGVMVE from the coding sequence ATGAATTCGTCCAATCCCGCCAGCGCACCGGTCTCGCAGACCCGTTCGTTCTCGACGGTTTTTCTGATCGAGATGTGGGAGCGCTTTGGTTACTACGGGATGGCCGCGCTGCTGGTCCTGTTCATGATCGACAAGCTGAACTTCACCGACAGCCACGCCACCCTCACGTGGGGCGCGTTCACGGCGCTGGTGTACGCATCGCCGTCGATCGGCGGCTGGATCGGCGACAAGATTCTCGGCGCGCGCCGCACGATGATCTTCGGCGCCGGCGTGCTGGCGGCCGGCTATCTGATGCTGGCGCTGCCGAACGACCAATTGAGCTACATGTACGCATCGCTCGGCGTGATCGTGGTGGGCAACGGGCTTTTCAAGGCGAATGCCGCGAATCTCGTGCGCCGCATCTATGAAGGCGACGACGCGCGCATCGACAGCGCATTCACGATCTATTACATGGCGGTCAATATCGGCTCGACGGCGTCGATGCTCGCGACGCCGTGGATCAAGGACCATTGGGGCTGGCACACGGCATTCGCGGTCTGCTGCGCGGGCATGCTGCTGTCGGTGCTGAACTACTTCATCATGTTCCGCACGCTCGCGCATATCGGCTCCGCGCCGGACGCTGAACCGATCCGCTGGAAACGCGTCGGCGCGGTCGCGCTGGGCGGTATCGCGCTCGGCACGGCAACCATGTTTGTGCTGCAGCACAAGGCGATCGCGGTGGCCTGCGTGTACACGGCGGGCGTCGCGATTCTGGCGATCTTCGGCTACATGCTGGTGAAGTGCGAACGCTCGGAGCGCTCGGGTCTGGTTGCCGCGCTGATCCTGACCGCGCAGGTGATCCTGTTCTTCGTGTTCTACGTGCAGATGTCGACGTCGCTCACGCTGTTCGCGCTGCGCAACGTCGATCCGCGCTTCATTCTGTTCGGCCAGACGTGGTTCACGTGGAGCGCCGCGCAGTTCCAGGCGCTCAATCCGATCTGGATCATGTTGCTGAGCCCGGTGCTCGCGCTGCTCTATACGAAGCTCGCGAAGAGCGGCAAGGACGTGCCGGTGGCGGTCAAGTACGCGTTCGGCTTCGCGGTGGTGGCGGCCGGCTTCTTCGTGTATGCGGCGAGCGGCAACTACGCGGTGAACGGACGCGTGTCGTCGTGGTTCATGGTGGGCGGCTACGGCTTGTATTCGCTCGGCGAATTGCTGGTGAGCGGGCTGGGTCTCGCGATGATCGCGCGCTACGTGCCGGCGCGGATGAGCGGCTTCATGATGGGCGCTTACTTCGTGGCAACCGGCGTGTCGCAGTATCTGGGCAGCGTGGTGGCGAACTTCGCGCAGATGCCGGCGGGCAATCTGGATCCGCTCGAATCGCTGCCGTTGTACACCAAGCTGTTTAACGGCTTGGGCTGGCTCGCGGCGTTGGGCGCGCTGATTGCCGTGCTGCTGTTGCCGCTGATGCGCAAGCTCTCGCGTGAGCATCAGCGTTGCAGCGACGAAGCGCGTGAGACCGTGCGGCAAGCGGCTGCATTGAGTGGGGTGATGGTGGAGTAA
- a CDS encoding carboxymuconolactone decarboxylase family protein, with product MQPRLDFYKASPSGTRAMLALEETIGKSTLDKSLAELVRIRASQLNGCAFCLDMHVADARKHGETERRLATVAAWREAPFFTERERAALEWTESVTLVAQTRVPDEVWEAVKPHFTEQEMSDLTLLIIAINGWNRIAVSFRKMPE from the coding sequence ATGCAACCCCGTCTCGACTTCTACAAGGCCAGCCCGAGCGGCACCCGCGCGATGCTCGCGCTCGAAGAAACCATCGGCAAAAGCACGCTCGACAAATCACTCGCGGAACTCGTGCGGATCCGCGCGTCGCAGCTGAACGGCTGTGCGTTCTGCCTCGATATGCACGTGGCGGACGCACGCAAGCACGGCGAAACCGAGCGGCGTCTGGCAACGGTAGCGGCATGGCGCGAAGCGCCGTTCTTCACCGAGCGCGAACGCGCGGCGCTCGAATGGACCGAATCGGTCACGCTGGTCGCGCAAACGCGTGTACCGGACGAAGTGTGGGAAGCGGTAAAGCCGCATTTCACCGAGCAGGAGATGAGCGACCTGACCTTGCTGATCATTGCGATCAACGGCTGGAACCGGATTGCGGTTTCGTTCCGGAAAATGCCGGAGTAA
- a CDS encoding alpha-E domain-containing protein, protein MLSRTADHLFWMARYMERAENTARMLDINLKALLLPQTPEQESRAQRSVLRISELESAFAQSYDEPTREHVLDFMVADATNPSSIHSCLHAARENARAVRGTLTTEWWETINDTWLEFNELASSGQTSSNPGALFEWVKFRSHLSRGVTIGTALQDDAFFFTQLGTFLERADNTARILDVRFADVEPNSRDAARQLEDFYYWTSILSSVSALEIYRKVYRDVVTPARVVELMILNQQMPRSLLASLEGVCTNLAMLRTPGSNQCERFAGKLRAELVYSDIRQIFEAGLHAYLTQFLARVFELGNLVARTYLMLPVA, encoded by the coding sequence ATGCTAAGCCGAACCGCCGATCACCTCTTCTGGATGGCCCGCTACATGGAGCGCGCGGAGAACACCGCCCGCATGCTCGATATCAACCTGAAGGCCTTGCTGTTGCCGCAAACGCCAGAACAGGAGTCGCGCGCGCAACGTTCGGTGCTGCGCATCTCCGAACTCGAATCTGCTTTCGCGCAAAGCTACGACGAACCGACCCGCGAACACGTGCTCGATTTCATGGTGGCAGATGCGACCAATCCGTCGAGCATTCACTCGTGCTTGCACGCCGCACGCGAAAACGCCCGCGCCGTGCGCGGCACCTTGACGACCGAATGGTGGGAAACCATCAACGACACCTGGCTCGAGTTCAACGAACTCGCCTCGTCCGGCCAGACGTCGAGCAATCCAGGCGCGCTATTCGAGTGGGTGAAGTTCCGTTCGCATCTGTCGCGCGGCGTGACGATCGGCACCGCGTTGCAGGACGATGCGTTCTTCTTCACGCAGCTCGGCACCTTTCTCGAACGCGCCGACAACACCGCGCGGATTCTCGATGTGCGCTTTGCCGACGTCGAGCCGAATTCACGCGATGCCGCGCGCCAGCTCGAAGACTTCTACTACTGGACCTCGATTCTCAGTTCGGTGTCGGCGCTGGAGATTTATCGCAAGGTGTATCGCGACGTCGTCACGCCGGCGCGAGTGGTCGAATTGATGATCCTGAACCAGCAGATGCCGCGCTCGCTGCTTGCTTCGCTCGAAGGCGTCTGCACGAATCTGGCGATGCTGCGCACGCCGGGCTCGAACCAGTGCGAACGGTTTGCCGGCAAGCTGCGCGCCGAGCTGGTGTACTCCGACATCCGGCAGATTTTCGAAGCCGGCCTGCACGCCTATCTGACGCAGTTCCTTGCTCGCGTGTTCGAGCTCGGCAATCTGGTTGCGCGTACCTATCTGATGCTGCCAGTCGCCTGA
- a CDS encoding cupin domain-containing protein has product MVTTIQKNNPALELGSKIRALRQRLKRTLDDTATAAGISKPFLSQVERGLASPSITSLAGIAHALGVTVQYFVDTPSEERSVCRGDQLKFFGFADSANLFARLTNLTGGRQLEAILVRMPPGQKRSEVTTHAGEEFVYLIDGEVSLTLEGKTFVLHAGDSAHYESTVPHSWVNTARKESVVVWVGTPRLF; this is encoded by the coding sequence ATGGTCACGACAATTCAAAAGAACAACCCGGCACTCGAACTCGGCAGTAAGATCCGCGCGCTGCGGCAACGGCTCAAGCGCACGCTGGATGACACGGCAACAGCGGCAGGTATTTCCAAACCGTTTTTGTCACAAGTCGAACGGGGTCTGGCGTCACCGTCCATCACTTCGCTGGCCGGGATCGCCCACGCACTTGGGGTGACGGTGCAGTATTTCGTCGACACGCCAAGCGAAGAACGCTCGGTGTGCCGCGGCGATCAGTTGAAGTTTTTCGGTTTTGCGGACTCGGCCAATCTGTTTGCACGGCTGACCAATCTGACAGGTGGCCGTCAGCTCGAAGCGATCCTCGTGAGGATGCCGCCCGGGCAGAAACGCTCCGAAGTCACCACGCATGCCGGGGAAGAGTTTGTTTATTTGATCGACGGCGAAGTGTCGTTGACGCTGGAAGGCAAGACGTTCGTGTTGCACGCGGGAGACAGCGCGCATTACGAATCGACGGTGCCGCACAGCTGGGTGAATACCGCACGCAAAGAGTCGGTAGTCGTCTGGGTCGGCACACCAAGACTGTTCTAA